One window of the Conexibacter sp. SYSU D00693 genome contains the following:
- a CDS encoding NAD(P) transhydrogenase subunit alpha has product MPDLLTGVLAAAGTSETSNLVTNLAILVLAGFVGYAVISKVPNTLHTPLMSGTNAIHGIVVLGGLLLLAEGEDLGTGTTVILFIALLFGVINVIGGFVVTDRMLEMFKTKPTPKGDAEGDA; this is encoded by the coding sequence ATGCCCGACCTGCTGACCGGAGTGCTGGCCGCGGCCGGCACGAGCGAGACGAGCAACCTCGTCACGAACCTGGCGATCCTCGTGCTGGCGGGCTTCGTCGGCTACGCGGTGATCTCCAAGGTCCCGAACACCCTGCACACGCCGCTGATGTCCGGCACCAACGCGATCCACGGGATCGTCGTGCTCGGCGGCCTGCTCCTGCTGGCCGAGGGCGAGGACCTCGGCACGGGCACGACGGTGATCCTCTTCATCGCCCTGCTCTTCGGCGTCATCAACGTGATCGGCGGCTTCGTCGTCACCGATCGCATGCTCGAGATGTTCAAGACCAAGCCGACGCCCAAGGGCGACGCGGAGGGCGACGCCTGA